The proteins below come from a single Vibrio natriegens NBRC 15636 = ATCC 14048 = DSM 759 genomic window:
- the tilS gene encoding tRNA lysidine(34) synthetase TilS, giving the protein MESLYQHFTQLLTAHYQPQTKVVLAFSGGVDSRLLLALMSRYQRDHSIPCQTVYVHHGLSSNADDWAEKCKAWAKQAGVSHSTEYVHLDINSGESIELLAREARYQALAKYIESGDLLLTGQHADDQLETFLLALKRGSGPKGLSCMAESAPFSAGTLIRPLLTTRREQIEQIAHSLNLEWVEDESNQDTRYDRNFLRHHVVPELSQRWPSIHQAVQRSASLCAQQETLLDELLNDVFYRALQADLSLDIAELASHSELARARLIRMWLAKQNAQMPTQVQLSLIWKEVALAQQDANPKLKLKQGEVRRFQNKLYWVCDKAEVSGWQVHIQVDCALVLPEGLGQLMLSTTSEQATIALPPQPELLSVTFNPEGLTAHPVTRNHSRKLKKLFQEYHVPSWLRRQIPILMYQDQVVAVADLFVDKAFSGQDCELIWRKPL; this is encoded by the coding sequence ATGGAATCGCTTTATCAGCATTTTACACAATTACTGACTGCCCATTACCAGCCTCAGACGAAAGTTGTCTTAGCGTTTAGCGGAGGTGTGGACTCGCGTTTATTGTTGGCGCTAATGAGTCGCTATCAGCGCGATCACTCAATACCATGCCAAACGGTATACGTTCACCATGGATTAAGCAGTAATGCGGACGACTGGGCTGAAAAATGTAAAGCGTGGGCGAAGCAAGCGGGTGTATCGCATTCAACAGAGTATGTACACCTAGATATTAACAGTGGCGAAAGTATTGAATTACTTGCCCGCGAAGCGCGTTACCAAGCGTTAGCAAAATATATTGAGAGCGGCGACCTTCTTCTCACTGGGCAGCACGCCGATGACCAGCTTGAAACCTTTCTCCTAGCGCTTAAACGTGGCAGTGGCCCGAAAGGATTGTCGTGCATGGCAGAAAGCGCGCCTTTTTCTGCTGGCACTTTAATTCGACCATTACTGACGACTCGACGTGAACAAATTGAGCAAATTGCACACTCGTTAAATCTGGAATGGGTTGAAGATGAAAGTAATCAGGATACGCGCTACGACCGAAACTTTCTGCGTCACCACGTGGTGCCTGAATTGTCTCAACGCTGGCCGAGTATTCACCAGGCCGTACAACGCAGTGCGTCTCTCTGTGCTCAGCAAGAAACGTTATTAGACGAACTACTTAACGACGTTTTTTATCGTGCGTTGCAAGCAGATCTCAGTCTGGATATTGCGGAGTTAGCCTCTCACAGTGAACTTGCCCGCGCTCGATTAATCCGTATGTGGTTAGCTAAGCAGAACGCTCAAATGCCAACTCAAGTACAGCTTAGCCTGATTTGGAAAGAAGTTGCGTTGGCCCAACAAGATGCCAACCCAAAGCTTAAGTTAAAACAAGGCGAAGTTCGTCGATTCCAGAATAAGCTTTACTGGGTGTGCGATAAAGCAGAGGTTTCCGGTTGGCAGGTTCACATTCAAGTTGATTGTGCGCTTGTTCTTCCTGAAGGTTTGGGCCAGCTCATGTTAAGTACGACATCAGAACAAGCGACCATTGCTTTGCCGCCGCAGCCGGAGTTGTTGAGCGTCACGTTTAATCCTGAAGGGTTAACTGCGCATCCAGTGACGCGTAATCACAGTCGTAAATTAAAAAAACTGTTTCAAGAGTACCATGTGCCGAGCTGGCTACGTCGCCAGATACCGATTCTTATGTATCAAGATCAGGTGGTTGCGGTAGCCGACTTGTTTGTTGATAAGGCATTTAGTGGTCAGGATTGTGAGCTAATTTGGCGTAAGCCTTTGTAA
- the dnaE gene encoding DNA polymerase III subunit alpha — protein MSDPKFIHLRVHSDFSMVDGISKVPPIVKKVAELGMPAMALTDFTNLCGLVKFYGTAHGCGVKPIIGADFKMQSDEFGEELTQLTVLAADNVGYKNLTLLISKAYLRGHIQHQPVIDKSWLAEMSEGLIVLSGGKNGDIGKALLKGNRNLVQSCVEFYKQHFPDRYYLELLRTGRPDEETYLHFAVELAEQVDLPVVATNEVVFLSSDLFDAHEIRVAIHDGYTLEDPRRPKNYSPQQYLRSEEEMCELFADIPEALENSVEIAKRCNVTVRLGEYFLPAFPTEGMKETEFLVMKSREGLEERLEFLFPDEEERKKRRPEYDERLQIELDVINQMGFPGYFLIVMEFIQWSKDNDIPVGPGRGSGAGSLVAYALKITDLDPLEYDLLFERFLNPERVSMPDFDVDFCMDKRDQVIDHVAEMYGRDAVSQIITFGTMAAKAVIRDVGRVLGHPFGFVDRISKLIPPDPGMTLDKAFKAEPALPELYEADEEVKELIDMCHILEGCTRNAGKHAGGVVISPTTITDFAPIYADSEGHFPVTQFDKNDVETAGLVKFDFLGLRTLTIIDWALGLINPRLEREGKAPVRIESIPLDDQASFRLLQNSETTAVFQLESRGMKELIKRLQPDCFEDIIALVALFRPGPLQSGMVDNFIDRKHGREAISYPDEKWQHESLKEILDPTYGIILYQEQVMQIAQVLSGYTLGGADMLRRAMGKKKPEEMAKQRATFEEGAVKNGVDGELAMKIFDLVEKFAGYGFNKSHSAAYALVSYQTLWLKMHYPAEFMAAVMTADMDNTEKVVGLVDECFRMKLTVLPPDINSGLYRFNVDENGAIVYGIGAIKGVGEGPIDAILEARNKGGHFKDLFDFCARIDLKRVNKRVIEKLIYAGALDRLGPHRAAMMASLNDAVKAASQHHQAEAFGQADMFGVLTDAPEEVEHKYTQVPPWPEKVWLEGERETLGLYLTGHPINAYLKELNKYTSCRLKDATPTRRDQSVTVAGLVIAARVMTTKRGTRIGIMTLDDRSGRMEVMLFSDALDRYAELLEKDRILVVSGQVSFDDFNGGLKMSAREVMDLGSAREKYARGLSVSIDANQINDQFFEQFSRILEPHKAGTVPVNVYYQRADARARLTLGTEWRVTPSDTLIDDLKQLLGTNQVELEFN, from the coding sequence ATGTCAGATCCCAAGTTCATTCACCTTCGAGTTCACAGTGATTTTTCGATGGTGGATGGTATCAGCAAAGTTCCACCGATAGTTAAGAAAGTCGCCGAGCTTGGCATGCCTGCAATGGCATTGACCGATTTCACTAACCTGTGTGGTTTGGTGAAGTTTTACGGCACAGCACATGGCTGCGGTGTAAAACCGATCATCGGTGCAGATTTCAAAATGCAATCTGACGAGTTCGGCGAGGAGCTGACACAGCTAACAGTACTGGCAGCCGATAATGTCGGTTACAAAAACCTGACGCTGCTTATCTCCAAAGCGTATTTGCGTGGCCATATCCAGCATCAGCCAGTAATTGATAAGTCTTGGTTAGCCGAGATGTCAGAAGGGTTAATCGTTCTTTCTGGCGGTAAAAATGGTGATATCGGCAAAGCGTTACTAAAAGGTAACCGCAACTTAGTCCAGAGCTGTGTAGAATTTTACAAACAGCACTTTCCAGATCGTTATTACCTAGAATTACTCCGTACTGGCCGTCCGGATGAAGAAACCTACTTGCACTTCGCCGTTGAACTGGCAGAGCAAGTGGATCTGCCTGTTGTTGCAACAAACGAAGTGGTCTTCCTTAGTTCTGATTTGTTTGATGCCCATGAGATTCGCGTAGCGATCCATGATGGCTACACATTAGAAGATCCTCGCAGACCAAAAAACTACAGCCCACAGCAATACCTTCGCAGTGAGGAGGAAATGTGTGAGCTGTTTGCGGATATTCCTGAAGCACTGGAAAACAGTGTTGAGATAGCCAAGCGTTGTAACGTCACCGTTCGTTTGGGTGAGTACTTCCTGCCTGCGTTCCCAACGGAGGGAATGAAAGAGACTGAATTCTTGGTCATGAAGTCTCGCGAAGGTCTGGAAGAGCGTCTGGAGTTCCTGTTTCCGGATGAAGAAGAACGTAAAAAGCGTCGTCCTGAATATGATGAACGTTTGCAAATCGAGCTGGACGTTATCAACCAGATGGGCTTCCCGGGATACTTCCTGATCGTAATGGAGTTCATCCAGTGGTCGAAAGACAATGATATTCCTGTAGGTCCAGGGCGTGGTTCGGGTGCGGGCTCTCTGGTGGCATACGCACTGAAAATCACAGACCTTGACCCACTAGAATATGATCTTCTCTTCGAACGTTTCTTGAACCCAGAACGTGTATCCATGCCCGATTTCGATGTCGACTTCTGTATGGATAAACGAGATCAGGTGATTGATCACGTAGCAGAAATGTACGGGCGCGATGCGGTATCTCAGATCATTACCTTTGGTACGATGGCTGCCAAAGCGGTAATTCGTGATGTGGGCCGTGTTCTTGGTCATCCGTTTGGTTTTGTCGACCGAATCTCGAAGCTTATCCCGCCAGACCCGGGTATGACGCTGGATAAAGCATTCAAAGCCGAGCCAGCACTTCCTGAGCTTTATGAGGCAGATGAAGAAGTTAAAGAGCTCATCGACATGTGCCACATATTGGAAGGGTGTACGCGAAACGCAGGTAAGCACGCGGGTGGTGTGGTTATTTCACCAACCACGATTACGGACTTCGCGCCAATTTATGCGGATTCAGAAGGTCATTTCCCGGTAACACAGTTTGATAAGAACGACGTTGAAACTGCGGGTTTGGTTAAGTTTGACTTCCTTGGTCTTCGTACACTGACCATTATTGACTGGGCGCTTGGGTTGATTAACCCGCGTTTAGAACGTGAAGGTAAAGCGCCGGTTCGTATAGAATCTATCCCGCTCGACGATCAGGCGTCGTTCCGTTTGTTACAAAACTCAGAAACCACCGCCGTATTCCAGTTGGAATCGCGTGGTATGAAAGAGCTTATCAAGCGACTTCAGCCCGACTGTTTTGAAGACATTATCGCACTGGTGGCACTTTTCCGTCCGGGTCCATTGCAATCAGGCATGGTAGATAACTTTATTGACCGTAAACACGGTCGGGAAGCGATCTCTTACCCTGATGAAAAGTGGCAACACGAGTCATTAAAAGAGATTCTCGATCCGACTTACGGCATTATCCTTTATCAGGAACAGGTAATGCAGATCGCGCAGGTACTGTCTGGCTACACGCTTGGTGGCGCGGACATGCTTCGTCGTGCGATGGGTAAGAAGAAGCCGGAAGAGATGGCCAAGCAGCGTGCTACCTTCGAGGAAGGCGCGGTGAAGAATGGCGTCGACGGCGAGTTGGCGATGAAAATCTTCGACTTGGTAGAAAAGTTCGCTGGCTACGGCTTTAACAAATCGCACTCTGCCGCATACGCATTGGTTTCTTACCAAACGTTGTGGCTAAAAATGCATTATCCAGCAGAATTTATGGCTGCGGTAATGACAGCCGATATGGACAACACTGAGAAAGTGGTTGGTCTGGTCGACGAATGTTTCCGTATGAAGCTTACCGTACTGCCACCGGACATTAACTCAGGGCTGTATCGCTTTAATGTTGATGAAAACGGCGCTATTGTTTACGGTATCGGTGCGATAAAAGGCGTGGGTGAAGGTCCAATTGATGCGATTTTGGAAGCGAGAAACAAAGGTGGTCACTTTAAAGACCTGTTTGATTTCTGTGCTCGAATCGATCTGAAACGTGTGAACAAACGTGTCATTGAAAAATTGATTTATGCAGGTGCCTTAGACAGACTTGGTCCACATCGTGCTGCGATGATGGCATCACTCAATGATGCTGTTAAAGCCGCAAGCCAACACCATCAGGCAGAGGCATTTGGTCAGGCGGATATGTTTGGTGTACTGACTGATGCACCTGAAGAAGTGGAGCACAAATATACCCAGGTTCCGCCTTGGCCGGAAAAAGTTTGGCTAGAAGGTGAACGCGAAACTCTTGGTTTATATTTGACTGGGCACCCGATTAACGCGTATTTGAAGGAACTAAATAAATACACCAGTTGTCGACTAAAAGACGCGACACCAACACGTCGTGATCAATCAGTGACGGTTGCTGGTTTAGTCATAGCCGCTCGTGTGATGACAACCAAGCGTGGAACACGTATTGGTATCATGACATTGGATGACCGAAGTGGTCGAATGGAGGTAATGCTATTCTCCGATGCGCTTGATCGGTATGCTGAACTTCTCGAAAAAGACAGAATTTTGGTCGTTTCAGGACAGGTCAGCTTTGATGACTTCAATGGTGGCCTTAAAATGTCGGCGCGTGAAGTTATGGATCTCGGCAGCGCGCGTGAAAAATACGCTCGTGGTCTGTCGGTATCGATTGATGCAAATCAGATCAATGATCAATTCTTTGAGCAGTTCAGTCGTATTTTAGAACCGCACAAAGCCGGAACCGTACCCGTCAATGTATACTACCAGCGTGCCGACGCCAGAGCGCGGTTAACATTGGGCACCGAGTGGCGAGTAACGCCAAGTGATACATTAATAGACGATTTAAAACAGTTACTTGGAACAAACCAGGTAGAACTTGAATTTAACTAA
- a CDS encoding endonuclease/exonuclease/phosphatase family protein, with protein sequence MLKRFVLAVVFFFMAVVLGFQVIFTVPDHPQIITQTGDEITEDIQCIEFNDSQVLDEQGELNVLIWNIYKQSKDNWQSALNALSTDKQLLLLQEASMTEPFKQWLVDGNWMSNQVSAFKALGSGAGVINIAQRLPQKACAYTSTEPWLRLPKSALYSQYRLSNGNTLAVVNIHAINFTVGTEEYHSQIAALEELLTQHSGPIIFAGDFNSWNEYRLEAMKQALQKANLQEVSFSPDHRTQFITGQRLDHVFYRGLVLKNAKAPQSDASDHNPLLVSFTLDD encoded by the coding sequence ATGCTTAAGCGTTTCGTCCTAGCAGTAGTCTTTTTTTTCATGGCAGTTGTACTTGGCTTTCAAGTCATTTTCACGGTTCCTGACCACCCACAAATTATCACCCAAACCGGTGATGAAATTACTGAAGATATTCAATGCATCGAGTTTAATGATTCGCAAGTGTTAGATGAACAGGGTGAGCTCAATGTGTTGATTTGGAATATTTACAAGCAAAGCAAAGACAATTGGCAAAGTGCACTTAATGCGCTTTCAACGGACAAGCAATTGTTATTACTTCAAGAAGCCAGCATGACTGAGCCATTCAAACAGTGGCTGGTGGACGGAAACTGGATGAGCAATCAAGTAAGTGCGTTTAAAGCTTTGGGCAGTGGTGCTGGTGTGATTAACATTGCGCAAAGGTTGCCTCAGAAAGCCTGTGCGTATACTTCCACAGAACCTTGGCTTCGTTTACCAAAATCCGCACTCTACAGTCAGTATCGTTTGAGTAATGGCAATACGCTTGCGGTCGTAAATATACACGCGATTAATTTCACTGTTGGAACGGAAGAATACCACTCTCAAATAGCGGCTTTGGAGGAATTACTAACGCAACACTCCGGGCCTATTATATTTGCTGGTGATTTTAACAGTTGGAATGAATATCGTCTCGAAGCCATGAAGCAGGCGTTACAGAAGGCAAACTTACAAGAAGTGTCGTTTTCACCGGATCATCGAACCCAGTTTATTACTGGTCAGCGTCTCGATCATGTGTTTTATCGAGGGCTTGTGCTCAAAAACGCGAAAGCGCCGCAGAGCGACGCTTCCGATCATAATCCATTACTGGTCTCGTTTACTTTGGACGACTAA
- a CDS encoding YIP1 family protein, which produces MKPSSNPLVMLLDVFRSPTSCFLALYQRGGWGWQLFIILMVSPFLFWGAYFSNVDFTWLSEQLTPQLQQINPQQIDLLEPNTLMASAIINDVVNRFATLLLLAFWFFLATKASKQQYGYWKWFAAACAILFPAVLGDVASYASLILNHGEVMTYAADLNSLNGLLKLPLTNEWSHFASSLPLLLPWYIVLGYGVVLTWTEFERGQALVIASLPWVMFYVIWALYIVVS; this is translated from the coding sequence ATGAAACCATCAAGCAATCCGCTTGTGATGTTGTTGGATGTATTTCGTTCACCTACTTCATGCTTTTTGGCGTTATACCAACGTGGTGGTTGGGGCTGGCAACTCTTTATTATTTTGATGGTCAGCCCGTTTCTGTTCTGGGGAGCGTATTTCTCTAACGTAGACTTTACTTGGTTGAGTGAGCAGCTCACCCCACAGCTGCAACAAATCAATCCTCAACAGATCGACTTGTTGGAACCAAACACGTTAATGGCGAGCGCGATCATCAATGATGTGGTTAACCGATTTGCTACCCTGCTTCTGCTCGCATTTTGGTTCTTCCTTGCGACGAAAGCCAGCAAACAGCAATACGGTTATTGGAAGTGGTTCGCTGCCGCTTGTGCAATATTATTCCCAGCGGTACTTGGTGATGTGGCAAGCTACGCGAGCTTAATACTCAACCATGGCGAAGTGATGACTTACGCAGCAGATCTCAACAGCCTCAACGGCTTGCTGAAACTGCCGCTAACCAATGAGTGGTCTCACTTCGCAAGTTCACTGCCACTGCTGTTACCTTGGTACATCGTTTTAGGTTACGGTGTTGTCTTGACCTGGACCGAGTTTGAACGTGGGCAAGCTTTGGTTATCGCTAGCCTACCTTGGGTGATGTTTTACGTCATTTGGGCGCTTTATATCGTCGTGAGTTAG
- a CDS encoding c-type cytochrome, giving the protein MKKTVIGAVMALTMLSGQAFAAGDVAAGQTKSAVCAACHGADGMATIPGYPNLKGQNAQYIMSSIKAYKNKERTGGLAPVMQAQASLLSDDDIANLAAYYSSL; this is encoded by the coding sequence ATGAAGAAAACAGTAATAGGCGCAGTAATGGCGTTAACTATGTTATCAGGGCAAGCATTCGCTGCGGGCGACGTCGCGGCTGGGCAGACAAAATCGGCAGTGTGTGCTGCCTGTCATGGCGCGGATGGTATGGCAACCATTCCCGGATATCCAAACCTGAAAGGGCAGAATGCTCAATACATCATGAGCTCCATCAAAGCTTATAAAAACAAAGAGCGCACGGGTGGGCTTGCTCCAGTGATGCAGGCGCAAGCGTCACTGCTGTCTGATGATGATATTGCCAACTTAGCGGCATACTACTCTAGCTTATAG
- the glnB gene encoding nitrogen regulatory protein P-II has translation MKKIEAIIKPFKLDDVREALAEVGITGMTVSEVKGFGRQKGHTELYRGAEYMVDFLPKVKLEIVVTEDVADKCVETIIETAQTGKIGDGKIFVTDVERVIRIRTGEEDEDAI, from the coding sequence ATGAAGAAGATTGAAGCGATTATCAAGCCATTTAAACTGGATGATGTTCGAGAAGCGTTAGCTGAAGTTGGCATCACAGGGATGACCGTTTCTGAAGTCAAAGGTTTTGGTCGTCAGAAGGGTCACACGGAATTATACCGTGGTGCAGAATACATGGTGGACTTTCTACCTAAAGTGAAACTTGAAATCGTAGTTACTGAAGATGTCGCAGACAAATGCGTTGAGACCATCATCGAAACCGCTCAAACCGGTAAAATTGGCGATGGTAAAATTTTTGTCACTGATGTTGAGCGTGTAATCCGCATTCGTACTGGTGAAGAAGACGAAGACGCGATTTAA
- the lpxB gene encoding lipid-A-disaccharide synthase, with protein MEKPLRIGIIAGELSGDTLGEGFIKAVKAQYPNAEFVGIGGPKMIAQGCESLFDMEELAVMGLVEVLGRLPHLLKVKAELVKYFTENPPDVFIGIDAPDFNLRLELDLKQAGIKTVHYVSPSVWAWRQKRIFKIEAATNLVLAFLPFEKAFYDKFNVPCEFIGHTLADAIPLRSEQAPARELLGLEQDKKWLAVLPGSRGSELKMLSQPFIETCKLLHQKYPNLGFVVALVNQKRREQFEQAWKEHAPELNFTLVDDTARNVITASDAVMLASGTVALECMLLKRPMVVGYRVNALTAFLAKRLLKTKYVSLPNILADDELVKEYLQDECTPENLFKEVSRLLESDNREMIDKFTEMHHWIRKDADQQAASAVLELIKK; from the coding sequence ATGGAAAAACCATTACGTATTGGCATCATTGCCGGAGAACTTTCTGGTGACACTCTGGGCGAAGGCTTTATTAAAGCTGTGAAAGCGCAGTATCCAAACGCCGAGTTTGTCGGTATTGGTGGTCCTAAAATGATTGCCCAAGGCTGTGAATCCCTCTTCGATATGGAAGAGTTGGCTGTAATGGGTTTGGTTGAAGTTCTGGGTCGCTTGCCTCACTTACTAAAAGTGAAAGCAGAATTAGTGAAGTACTTCACTGAAAATCCACCAGACGTCTTTATCGGTATTGATGCACCGGATTTCAACTTACGACTTGAGTTGGATCTGAAACAAGCGGGCATTAAAACGGTTCATTATGTCAGCCCTTCCGTTTGGGCCTGGCGTCAAAAGCGTATCTTTAAGATTGAAGCTGCGACGAATCTGGTTTTGGCCTTTCTTCCGTTCGAAAAAGCGTTTTACGATAAGTTTAATGTGCCATGTGAATTCATTGGTCACACGCTTGCCGACGCTATTCCACTGCGCTCAGAGCAAGCACCGGCAAGAGAGCTGCTGGGTTTAGAGCAAGATAAAAAATGGTTAGCCGTACTGCCTGGTAGCCGTGGTAGCGAATTGAAAATGCTATCACAGCCGTTTATTGAAACCTGTAAATTGCTGCATCAGAAATACCCGAATTTAGGGTTTGTGGTGGCCCTGGTCAACCAAAAGCGTCGTGAGCAGTTTGAGCAAGCTTGGAAAGAGCATGCGCCTGAGCTGAATTTTACGCTGGTGGATGATACTGCGCGTAACGTGATAACCGCTTCAGATGCGGTTATGTTGGCATCAGGCACCGTTGCATTGGAGTGCATGCTTCTAAAACGTCCTATGGTGGTTGGTTATCGTGTTAATGCGTTAACAGCGTTTTTAGCTAAACGTCTGCTGAAGACCAAGTATGTGTCATTACCTAACATCCTTGCTGATGACGAACTGGTAAAAGAATATTTACAGGATGAATGCACGCCAGAGAACCTGTTCAAAGAAGTCTCTCGTCTATTGGAAAGCGATAATAGAGAAATGATCGACAAGTTTACTGAAATGCATCACTGGATCCGCAAAGATGCTGATCAACAAGCCGCAAGCGCGGTATTAGAACTGATTAAGAAATAG
- a CDS encoding LysM peptidoglycan-binding domain-containing protein, which produces MRLKYSLALALLLSGCQMTSPDSTTSTPETNKSELAAKQKAAKEQAKSKQSLTDAVKETPKVLSPQEQEDVWQRIAMQLEMDIPHNKKVDYYRTWYLKHPNHLKTVSQRAEPFLYMIAEQIEKRGLPMELALLPVVESSFDAFAYSHGSAAGLWQFVPGTGKMMGLEQNYWYDGRRDVAASTEAALDYLVQLNKQFDGNWEHAIAAYNSGGGRVSRAIRKNKSLGKPIDFFSLDLPKETSSYLPKLLALADVVANQDKYGLNIPAIPNKPVLALVDPKEQLDLAIAADYAGIGVKELQSYNPAYNQWSTSPNGPQKLLIPIEKKDAFLAQVAENRGKGVKVARYKVKSGDSLGVLARKYGTTTKVIRRANGLSSDNIRIGQHLLIPTSTKDDSKYALSASNRLSKTQSTARGQLKLTHVVQSGESLWSIARDNNVSYKSLAKWNGMGPKDTLRKGQKIVIWKKSADDSVIRTVFYNVRSGDTISGIASKFKVKSTDIVKWNSLQQKKYLQPGQKLKLYVDVTKVSV; this is translated from the coding sequence AAGCAGCTAAGGAACAAGCAAAAAGTAAGCAATCTTTGACAGATGCTGTCAAAGAGACGCCAAAGGTGCTTTCTCCTCAGGAACAAGAAGATGTATGGCAACGTATTGCTATGCAGCTTGAAATGGACATCCCGCACAATAAAAAGGTGGATTACTACCGTACCTGGTATCTAAAACACCCAAACCATCTTAAAACAGTGTCACAACGTGCAGAACCATTTCTGTACATGATCGCTGAACAGATTGAAAAACGAGGTTTACCGATGGAACTGGCTTTGTTGCCAGTAGTTGAAAGCTCGTTCGATGCCTTTGCCTACTCACATGGTAGTGCAGCAGGCCTTTGGCAATTTGTTCCGGGTACCGGAAAAATGATGGGCCTTGAACAAAATTACTGGTATGACGGACGTCGCGATGTAGCGGCCTCGACAGAAGCTGCATTAGACTACTTAGTCCAACTAAACAAGCAATTTGATGGTAACTGGGAACACGCTATCGCAGCCTACAACAGCGGTGGCGGTCGTGTATCCAGAGCTATTCGCAAAAATAAGAGCCTTGGTAAGCCGATTGACTTTTTCTCTTTGGATTTACCTAAAGAGACCAGCAGCTACTTGCCTAAACTCTTAGCGCTTGCTGATGTGGTCGCAAATCAGGATAAGTATGGTCTTAACATTCCTGCTATCCCTAACAAACCGGTATTAGCACTCGTAGATCCTAAAGAGCAACTCGATCTCGCGATTGCAGCTGATTATGCCGGCATCGGTGTCAAAGAGCTGCAAAGCTACAACCCAGCTTACAACCAGTGGTCTACATCGCCAAATGGTCCACAAAAACTGCTGATCCCGATCGAAAAGAAGGATGCGTTCCTTGCTCAGGTAGCAGAGAACCGTGGCAAAGGCGTTAAAGTTGCTCGCTACAAGGTAAAATCGGGTGACTCGCTCGGTGTTTTGGCACGTAAATATGGCACAACGACGAAAGTAATTCGCCGAGCAAATGGCTTGTCGAGTGATAATATTCGCATCGGCCAACACCTGCTGATCCCAACATCGACGAAAGATGACTCGAAATACGCGTTATCGGCGAGCAACCGTTTGAGCAAAACGCAATCTACAGCGCGCGGCCAGCTTAAACTGACGCACGTAGTTCAATCTGGTGAAAGCTTGTGGTCAATTGCTCGTGACAATAACGTGTCGTACAAATCTCTTGCTAAATGGAATGGCATGGGACCAAAAGACACATTAAGAAAAGGCCAAAAGATCGTCATTTGGAAGAAATCGGCCGATGACTCAGTCATTCGTACGGTATTCTACAATGTTCGTTCTGGCGACACGATCAGCGGTATCGCAAGCAAGTTTAAAGTGAAGAGTACTGACATTGTGAAATGGAATTCTCTCCAACAGAAAAAATACCTACAACCAGGTCAAAAGCTTAAGCTGTACGTTGACGTCACTAAGGTAAGTGTATGA
- the accA gene encoding acetyl-CoA carboxylase carboxyl transferase subunit alpha, translated as MSLNFLEFEKPIAELEAKIEALRDVSRHGGDAAVDLDKEIEQLEKKSLELKKKTFSNLGAWETAQLARHPLRPYTLDYIQHAFEEFDELAGDRAFADDKAIVGGIARLEGRPVMIIGHQKGRETKEKVKRNFGMPKPEGYRKALRLMEMAERFNMPIITFIDTAGAYPGVGAEERGQSEAIAKNLKVMSGLKVPVICNVVGEGGSGGALAIGVGDYVNMLQYSTYSVISPEGCASILWRDSDKAPQAAEAMGLTAPRLKELELIDEIIEEPLGGAHRNHVEMAANMKATLLRQLEDLEQLDEESLRERRYQRLMSYGYC; from the coding sequence ATGAGCCTAAACTTTCTTGAATTTGAAAAGCCAATTGCAGAACTTGAAGCAAAAATTGAAGCCCTGCGCGATGTATCTCGCCACGGTGGTGATGCTGCGGTTGACCTGGATAAAGAAATCGAACAGCTTGAGAAGAAAAGCCTGGAACTGAAGAAAAAAACATTCAGCAACCTAGGCGCTTGGGAAACAGCTCAACTGGCTCGTCACCCATTACGTCCATACACTTTGGACTACATTCAGCATGCATTTGAAGAGTTTGATGAACTAGCGGGTGACCGTGCTTTTGCGGATGACAAAGCGATTGTTGGTGGCATTGCTCGTCTGGAAGGTCGACCAGTGATGATCATCGGTCACCAAAAAGGCCGTGAGACCAAAGAAAAAGTGAAACGTAACTTTGGTATGCCAAAGCCAGAGGGTTACCGTAAAGCATTACGCTTAATGGAAATGGCAGAGCGTTTTAACATGCCAATCATCACATTCATCGATACCGCTGGCGCATACCCAGGTGTTGGTGCGGAAGAGCGTGGTCAATCTGAAGCGATCGCGAAAAACCTGAAAGTGATGTCTGGTCTGAAAGTACCAGTAATCTGTAACGTTGTCGGTGAAGGCGGTTCAGGTGGTGCACTTGCGATTGGTGTGGGTGACTACGTGAACATGCTTCAGTACTCAACTTACTCAGTTATCTCTCCTGAAGGTTGTGCTTCTATCCTTTGGCGTGATTCAGATAAAGCACCTCAGGCAGCAGAAGCAATGGGTCTGACAGCTCCGCGTCTTAAAGAGCTTGAGCTTATCGATGAGATCATCGAAGAGCCACTAGGCGGCGCGCACCGTAACCACGTTGAAATGGCTGCAAACATGAAAGCAACATTGCTTCGTCAGTTGGAAGATCTAGAACAGCTTGACGAAGAGTCGCTACGTGAGCGTCGTTACCAGCGTCTGATGAGCTACGGTTACTGCTGA